The sequence TGCATGGATCACATTACTGGGCTTCTAATTCAGCCGTCTGCTTTGGCCTCCACTGTTGTCTTGTTCATACACATTTTACCTTGTTCTCTTTGTTGACCTCTTTTACTTGAGGGTCATCATCTCCCTCCCCCTTTGGATTCAGCCACGCAAGCAAAGGAGAGTCAGAGTATAAAGGAGTGATGCAAGGTGGCAAAATTTGAGTTTGGAATGAAACGAAATAAAAATTTGTCATCGATTAAATGAATAAGAAGATGAATTGGGGACACAAAGGAGGACAAGGATGTTAGGGAGTTAAAATTGATCACTTATGTCCAGGAAGGTGAAAAAATCAGCATAATGTGTGCAAGATCTAAACCATTGGGAGTGTCTATAGGTCTTTGTTGACTCACCAGCTGTAATGTGCTTGAACCAGCCGGCTGTGCTATCGTTGCTGCATCATCAGCGGTTGCCATGGTGCCATCCTCTTTTCTCAGAGGCACCTTTTTTGTCGACTGCATTTTGATTTGTGGAGGTTTGGAGTTTGATGGCATATTATTAGTGGAGTGCAGCAGCTGTAAAGATTATAGagaaaaatttgattttcaGTCTTTAcacaaaacctaaaccaacactttGCAGTGTCCATGCAGCTTTTCTACCTTCGTGATGGTTCCCACAGCCTTGGTGCGGCCCTCTCTGAACACCAGCCTCTGGTCGCAGTGAAGGTACTCGGGGGTTTTGATGAAGCGGAAGTGGACTGAAGCCTTGTCCCCTGTCCTCAGACAGTCTCTATTCATGGACAAGATGGTGGCTGTCTGTCGTATGCTCCCACAATGGACTGATTGTTGCATGAGGGACCAAACAGGCAACAGTTAGCTGGATCAATCCATGTTTTGTTTCTAACACTAAATGAACCCTACTGCCCTGCAACATCCTAAAACTTTAATATCTTTTCCTGGGATTTTTATATGGAcagacacaaagtagtgcattaatATGAAGTACAACataaatgatacatttttttttttttccacaaataatAACATGTAGTTTTCATGTTCAACATATTTAATTTTGGTTTTATATGATCAAAGTTGCTTCTttcacatatttgctgtgttggctttaaactttaaacagtGTTATGATTTGAGGGTGTTCGACTTTGGGTTTTTTCTCTGATTCTGATCATGTTCTCCAAGTTGTATTATGGATTTCACTTCTGAtcattgttttccaggtggtgctttactTCTTCTCTTAGGCTTAGTTTCTTAtgattcttgttttttgttcataGTGCATTTTAGTTGATGTTCTGTTCTATCTTAGGTTTGATTGTGTCCTTGTTTAATTCCTGCCATGTTTTGTGTTCACTCCTGCCACAGCCTGTAATCAGCGTCATTCAGTCTCCCTGCTTCTCCTTTCCCATGCCCAAATATACACAGCTATTCCGTTCATTCTCAGAGGAAACATCCACTGTTCACTCTGCTCGGTTCTTGCTAAGGCTGTTCATGCCTGTCTATCAAGCCAAGCCTGTTCCAAGTTCATGCCTGCATCTGCTACTTCCAGGCTACTGTGAGTTTTCTCACCACccctctgcctgcctgtcggCATTCTGGGGCCCACTCCTCCAACAGGTGACTAAAATCTGTACAAATACCTCTCCGTGGTACTGTTACCCACCCATCGCCTGGTATCTGGGGGATATTGTAGTAGGATGATGGAGAACCAGAATTTCAGCCTCAAACTCCCAAGTTGCCTGAGGGTTTAACTTTGGCGACACCATTACCATGCCTTTTCTTATAGATGAACGCTTGATCTTTAGAGAAAAGTGATGGaagaagagaaaacatttttttttttacagtatttaaTCATTAAGACACATTTAAGGCATTGCAGAACCATACTCAAAGCACCAACTACTCCTTCCTGTAGATGATAACCTGGTGCCGTTTTCCTTCCCTACCTTTTTTAAAGCAAACGAGGCAGTCTGGCCACCTCTAACTTCCTTTACTGGCATTCGTTTGCGGTGGATTGATTTAACAGCAATGGCGATGAAGCTTCCAAGGGGATCTGGACCCAGTAGCATGGTATCATTCAGACGTATGAGACCACGCAAGGTGGTTCCTGATACTACAGTTCCCACTCCCTGGAAAGAAACCAGAACAACAGCAAGAGTTTAGTAAGGACTCAAACTAAACTAggtaaaatttgtttaatttaaacagaaaactacaTGCAGCAGTTGAATTTTGTCAGTGTTTAGGGTACCGGTACAGAATAGGTATCATCTATCTGAAACTCAGCCGGCTGATCGTCTCTGTACGACGTTCTAGAGGAGAGCAGGTTGAGAAACATCTTTAGCAGGTCCATGTTCTCCCCGGTCACATTAGAAATCTGAAAGATGGGGCACATCCTGGCCAAAAAACAAGGCAGGCACACAGTTTACAAACAAGCAGCTTAGTTCTAACTCTATATTTTGTGTTGCGTAGAGACCCGGTACCTCTCTGAGCTGAAGTTTGAGGCCGCGACTATCACATCATCTTTGTTCTGTACCAGGACAGGAATCTTCCTGCAGCCAGGAGACTTCAGTAACCGTTGGAGTAACTTCAAGGTCTCTGTTCGATGGGAACACTTCTAACATTTATGTTTGTTCATGACAAGCAAATAGAATTAAGCTATGAATAAAATCATATCTTTGCatacttggaaaaaaaactgttagctAAAAACTAACCTTGTAAGATGTTGGCTGGACACATGTCTATTTTGGTTACCACTACAAAGACGGGAACATTCAGAGCTAAAGCCAGGCCAAGGTGTTCTTTGGTCATCCCTACAATTCCAGCATTACTGCCAACCTGGTGAAACAGTCAGAAAACTTGaggtttttctttattctgtaTAAATATTTcttgtgtacaggtccttctcaaaatattagcatattgtgataaagttcattattttccataatgtcatgatgaaaatttaacattcatatattttagattcattgcacactaactgaaatatttcaggtcttttattgtcttaatacggatgattttggcatacagctcatgaaaacccaaaattcctatctcacaaaattagcatatcattaaaagggtctctaaacgagctatgaacctaatcatctgaatcaacgagttaactctaaacacctgcaaaagattcctgaggcctttaaaactcccagcctggttcatcactcaaaaccccaatcatgggtaagactgccgacctgactgctgtccagaaggccactattgacaccctcaagcaagagggtaagacacagaaagacatttctgaacaaataggctgttcccagagtgctgtatcaaggcacctcagtgggaagtctgtgggaaggaaaaagtgtggcagaaaacgctgcacaacgagaagagatgaccggaccctgaggaagattgtggagaagggccgattccagaccttgggggacctgcggaagcagtggactgagtctggagtagaaacatccagagccaccgtgcacaggcgtgtgcaggaaatgggctacaggtgccgcattccccaggtcaagccacttttgaaccagaaacagcggcagaagcgcctgacctgggctacagagaagcagcactggactgttgctcagtggtccaaagtacttttttcggatgaaagcaaattctgcatgtcattcggaaatcaaggtgccagagtctggaggaagactggggagaaggaaatgccaaaatgccagaagtccagtgtcaagtacccacagtcagtgatggtctggggtgccgtgtcagctgctggtgttggtccactgtgttttatcaagggcagggtcaatgcagctagctatcaggagattttggagcacttcatgcttccatctgctgaaaagctttatggagatgaagatttcatttttcagcacgacctggcacctgctcacagtgccaaaaccactggtaaatggtttactgaccatggtatcactgtgctcaattggcctgccaactctcctgacctgaaccccatagagaatctgtgggatattgtgaagagaacgttgagagactcaagacccaacactctggatgagctaaaggccgctatcgaagcatcctgggcctccataacacctcagcagtgccacaggctgattgcctccatgccacgccgcattgaagcagtcatttctgcaaaaggattcccgaccaagtattgagtgcataactgtacatgattatttgaaggttgacgttttttgtattaaaaacacttttcttttattggtcggatgaaatatactaattttgtgagataggaattttgggttttcatgagctgtatgccaaaatcatccgtattaagacaataaaagacctgaaatatttcagttagtgtgcaatgaatctaaaatatatgaatgttcaattttcatcatgacattatggaaaataatgaactttatcacaatatgctaatattttgagaaggacctgtaataaaaCATCCACATGGAAAATCTAAAGCCTTAAATGGTTATAACAGAACTACTTTAATAATATGGGGAAAAGCAAAAAATGTTTAGGGGGGAAGGTACTTCACCCACACAAACGGACAAACACTAACACCCCCCAACTTTCTGACCATAAGCATGCAGAAGTCTGGAAGATGTCCAGTCATCCCAAACACAGTGGTCTTCAGGTATTTCTCGTGGCCGGCCAAGTCTATGAAGGTAATGACTTTGGAGGACTTCTCGCAGATTTTGGTCCAGTCCAGGCTCCCTCCATGGCTGTCTGGCTTGTTTACGACCTGGGCACGGGATAACAGTAAGTAAGTAATACAGATGTAACAGTACACAAAAATCATAGTTCAGTATGTATCTCGGTTGCTTGTtacatttttgatttgttttagtcaggaaaaacatttttttcacttaatTTGGCTTTGAACAAGTACAATTGTACGTTTTTGAAGATAATTAGATTATGTtctaaaacatcaaaataagcCAGTATAGAACCGACTGAAGATTTGCTTttatacttttgtttttcactaaGGATAAGCAGGTACAATTAATGGATTCAAGTCTGGATTAAAATGCAACAATAATGGAATTTTTTAATAGGACTGTGCcgacatttgaaaataaaaaaaatatcacttTGGAGATGATTTGATACAAAAACAACCCAGTATACAAGTTTCAATTTCAGAGGGAACTTCTGCGACTGGCATGCCATATGCTCTGTGGCATTTGGGACTGCTTGACTGCTACAGGTAGCTGATTTGGACTTTAGGCAATTTTTCTTAAGTACGAGTGATGTTTACATTCAAGCATGAAATTGTATCAAGTGAGTAATTAAGTCCAGTGCAGATTGAGCTAGGTATTGTTGTTGAAAAAGGCTGACATATAGAGCTCTGGTTTGTTCCACCTTTCTTAGTCCATTGTCTCTGTAGCTGAAGGAAAGACCCCAATGCACCCAAATAGCAGACGTTAGAGGTAGCTGTGAGTCATGTCTGTTTTGTTTCGGTGACACTGTTTAAAGCTGCTTGACGGACCATAGTAGTATGCGCTTGGTTTTGCATATAAACATTCTGCACGTGTTCACGTTTAAAAACACTCTATTTGTTCGGTACACGCTGTTCCGAAGGTTTTCAGAACGTTATCATTGCACCCGTTGTAGGTAATTATTTCTATTACAGAACAGTTCACAAAGCACTGGACAACAAACATGGAACCGCTTTGACATTTCCACATGTGCAGGTTTTTACTGAAACTGTTTTTCTAAGAGTGGATCTTACAGCTAACTGACTTCTCCTATCAAGCCCTCACCTGACCCTCCTGGTCAAACCCCAGGATGTCATTGCCCACACTGCTGGTCCTGCCGCTCTCCATCTCATGTTTGTGTCTGAAAAGTTTCTGCCGGGCAAAACCCCTGCCGTTGTCCAGCTCGCCATGTGTCAACACTCCCAGAAGAGTGCTCTTACCGGCATCCACGTTCCCCACCACTGCGACTCTGAATGGACACAAAAGCACTAACAATCGCCTGACAAACGAACACTGATTAACCCTGGTAACCTAGGGACAAAGCTTCTAAATTCTGGCTTTCATCGTGACATATCAACTACTGACCTGACCTCCAGAAAATCCAGCTCACCCACACGCCTCCGAATCAGATAGTCACGTACCATCCCGGCTGCCTCAGCGCGCTCTCTAAGAGGGATAAAGTCAGAATCCAGCTGCTCACACATAGAGCGTACTGTGGCAACCGAGGCTTCCATATCTGTCTCATCCAGACCCCAGTCACTACCATCTATGCAAGAGGACATAAATCAGCTGTTTATAACCTGCAAGACGTGAATGAAGAGATAAGGGAAAGTGTAATGGACAGAGTAGCAGTGTGATTCTCACCAGAGCCCATTCCAACCACATAGATCGTTTCCCCGCAGCCCTCCTCCATTCTGTCCCGAAGCTGTCGGAGTAACAAGTCATACTGCTCCCCGTTTGGGCTTACAAGTGCAAGCTGTTGAGGTTCAAGAAAGGAGAAAAAACGAAGAGAAAATACATATTGTTAATAAGTGCAGAAGGGATTTATTCAGGTGTGATGTTTTTAAGAGTGAACGGCTCATTTTTCACATACAGGATTTCAGCTGTCGCTTTTCCCATGAAATGCTTCAGAGTTACACATTTACACAGTATAGCTGGTACCGACACGAAGTCCTCCATTCTGCCAAGC is a genomic window of Girardinichthys multiradiatus isolate DD_20200921_A chromosome X, DD_fGirMul_XY1, whole genome shotgun sequence containing:
- the LOC124862180 gene encoding GTP-binding protein 1-like isoform X1, with the protein product MSSLAAGHEPGITAGTGALADALVPASIFAPDRGGCGEEDDDVCLEDGDMTNGKPEDRRIDCSSKLALVSPNGEQYDLLLRQLRDRMEEGCGETIYVVGMGSDGSDWGLDETDMEASVATVRSMCEQLDSDFIPLRERAEAAGMVRDYLIRRRVGELDFLEVRVAVVGNVDAGKSTLLGVLTHGELDNGRGFARQKLFRHKHEMESGRTSSVGNDILGFDQEGQVVNKPDSHGGSLDWTKICEKSSKVITFIDLAGHEKYLKTTVFGMTGHLPDFCMLMVGSNAGIVGMTKEHLGLALALNVPVFVVVTKIDMCPANILQETLKLLQRLLKSPGCRKIPVLVQNKDDVIVAASNFSSERMCPIFQISNVTGENMDLLKMFLNLLSSRTSYRDDQPAEFQIDDTYSVPGVGTVVSGTTLRGLIRLNDTMLLGPDPLGSFIAIAVKSIHRKRMPVKEVRGGQTASFALKKIKRSSIRKGMVMVSPKLNPQATWEFEAEILVLHHPTTISPRYQAMVHCGSIRQTATILSMNRDCLRTGDKASVHFRFIKTPEYLHCDQRLVFREGRTKAVGTITKLLHSTNNMPSNSKPPQIKMQSTKKVPLRKEDGTMATADDAATIAQPAGSSTLQLGEGDDDPQVKEVNKENKPKSGGGGRRRGGQRHKGKGQNCTNSMAAPSPTANS
- the LOC124862180 gene encoding GTP-binding protein 1-like isoform X2, whose protein sequence is MSSLAAGHEPGITAGTGALADALVPASIFAPDRGGCGEEDDDVCLEDGDMTNGKPEDRRIDCSSKLALVSPNGEQYDLLLRQLRDRMEEGCGETIYVVGMGSDGSDWGLDETDMEASVATVRSMCEQLDSDFIPLRERAEAAGMVRDYLIRRRVGELDFLEVRVAVVGNVDAGKSTLLGVLTHGELDNGRGFARQKLFRHKHEMESGRTSSVGNDILGFDQEGQVVNKPDSHGGSLDWTKICEKSSKVITFIDLAGHEKYLKTTVFGMTGHLPDFCMLMVGSNAGIVGMTKEHLGLALALNVPVFVVVTKIDMCPANILQETLKLLQRLLKSPGCRKIPVLVQNKDDVIVAASNFSSERMCPIFQISNVTGENMDLLKMFLNLLSSRTSYRDDQPAEFQIDDTYSVPGVGTVVSGTTLRGLIRLNDTMLLGPDPLGSFIAIAVKSIHRKRMPVKEVRGGQTASFALKKIKRSSIRKGMVMVSPKLNPQATWEFEAEILVLHHPTTISPRYQAMVHCGSIRQTATILSMNRDCLRTGDKASVHFRFIKTPEYLHCDQRLVFREGRTKAVGTITKLLHSTNNMPSNSKPPQIKMQSTKKVPLRKEDGTMATADDAATIAQPAGSSTLQLPKSGGGGRRRGGQRHKGKGQNCTNSMAAPSPTANS